The Vicia villosa cultivar HV-30 ecotype Madison, WI linkage group LG1, Vvil1.0, whole genome shotgun sequence genome includes a region encoding these proteins:
- the LOC131598546 gene encoding uncharacterized protein LOC131598546, whose translation MTTPKDNHKDNAEVVEEKEWTRVQKVGRDRSKSHLFPKTSQQLNCLNGFEALGVLIDHHVAVDRGPCGKMVVEAEYVDYNDMLGITGVCEMDSKGDFFTWSNKQCTNPIYSRIDRIIANVEWLQDNGNLQLNVLSPHISDHFLLYLSDPMRPRQRKRPFRFNNNWIGIEGFQEVVKDSWTKPMTGKPMEVLWKKLARLQLVLRALNKPINDLHIKIAEARNNLELAYNDLRTHQMDAHIMERIKVHTEDLIKWNDMEATSLMQRTKINWIKMGDENNTYFQAYLKARGNTKSIQYLQKEDGSIVTSQKDIEAEFLRLYGGLMGKANLTIHHIDVDAMRRGNQLDMEKKEYLISRVTIDEIQEALKGIGDLKSPGVDGYGARILTKRLGRVFPSIVSLNQAAFIQGQMVHNHIMLDFELIKRYTRKGGPPKCMIQLDLQKAYDMAKRGLRQGDPISPLLFVLMMEYFDRLLKKMQATSDFKFHSKCEKVGITNLTFADDILLFCRGDTNSVQRILKTVQDFSDSTWLVMSPSKCQVFCGGMEEETKDSIVQLTGFAEGQLPMKYLGVPITSKRLSINHYLPLIDKIMNRITHWTAKLLSYSGRLLLVRSVLMAITQYWMQCLPLPQFVINKIESMCRTFVWTGNISASRKSPVAWKTVCKPKAQGGLRVINLTLWNKITIIKCLWNLCRKSDNMWVKWVHMYYLKGQEVMETRVAQSSSWVMKRILELRGEVQHYHQTWTKLLHQQKFKMHLLYDDMIEEGPLVDWRCLFQRNAARPQARFLTWLLCHGKLATKDRLHRFNMITNTMCSICQETEESIPHLFFDCKENAAVWTQVLNWLGRSHQPLPWAEELSWLTREVTRKGWRACLLKIAFTETVYGIWSRRNSIVFKHSTNRDIIQSVLDNIVYRGWQYKKTRKQIALLML comes from the exons ATGACTACTCCTAAGGATAATCATAAGGATAATGCTGAAGTAGTTGAGGAGAAGGAATGGACAAGAGTTCAGAAAGTTGGGAGAGATAGAAGTAAGAGTCACCTATTCCCTAAAACATCACAGCAATTGAATTGTTTAAATGGTTTTGAGGCACTGGGGGTTTTGATTGACCACCATGTGGCTGTAGATAGAGGTCCAT GTGGTAAAATGGTGGTAGAAGCTGAATATGTGGATTATAATGATATGCTTGGTATCACAGGTGTATGTGAAATGGATAGTAAAGGTGATTTTTTCACATGGTCTAATAAGCAGTGTACAAATCCAATATATTCAAGAATTGACAGGATTATTGCTAATGTGGAGTGGTTGCAAGATAATGGTAATCTCCAGCTGAATGTGCTATCTCCTCACATTTCTGATCATTTTCTACTGTATCTGAGTGATCCCATGAGGCCTAGACAAAGAAAGAGGCCTTTTAGATTTAACAATAACTGGATTGGTATTGAGGGTTTCCAGGAAGTTGTTAAGGATAGCTGGACTAAGCCTATGACTGGTAAACCCATGGAGGTGCTATGGAAGAAACTAGCTAGGCTTCAACTTGTTCTCAGAGCTTTGAATAAGCCTATAAATGACTTGCACATAAAGATTGCTGAAGCCAGGAATAATCTTGAGTTGGCTTATAATGACCTCAGGACTCACCAAATGGATGCTCACATAATGGAAAGGATAAAAGTTCACACTGAAGACTTGATTAAATGGAATGATATGGAGGCTACTAGTCTTATGCAAAGAACCAAGATAAACTGGATAAAGATGGGGGATGAGAATAACACCTACTTCCAAGCTTATCTGAAGGCTCGAGGTAATACTAAAAGTATTCAGTACCTTCAAAAAGAGGATGGGAGTATTGTGACTTCTCAAAAGGACATTGAAGCAGAATTCTTGAGGCTCTATGGCGGTCTGATGGGCAAGGCTAATCTGACTATTCACCACATAGATGTGGATGCAATGAGAAGAGGCAATCAACTGGACATGGAGAAAAAAGAGTATCTGATCAGCAGGGTCACCATTGATGAGATTCAAGAGGCTCTAAAAGGTATTGGTGATCTGAAGTCACCAGGGGTGGATGGATATGGGGCAAG GATCCTGACCAAAAGATTGGGTAGAGTTTTTCCTAGCATTGTCAGTCTTAATCAGGCAGCTTTTATTCAAGGCCAAATGGTTCACAATCACATCATGCTGGATTTTGAGTTGATCAAAAGGTACACTAGAAAAGGAGGGCCACCTAAATGTATGATCCAACTAGATCTACAAAAAGCCTATGATATG GCTAAAAGAGGGCTGAGGCAAGGAGATCCAATCTCTCCTCTGCTATTTGTTTTAATGATGGAATATTTTGACAGGCTCTTGAAGAAAATGCAAGCTACCTCAGATTTCAAGTTTCACTCAAAGTGTGAGAAAGTTGGTATAACCAACCTCACCTTTGCAGATGATATCCTGCTATTTTGTAGAGGAGATACCAACTCTGTTCAAAGGATTCTCAAGACTGTGCAGGATTTCTCTGATTCCACATGGTTGGTGATGAGCCCTAGCAAGTGTCAAGTATTCTGTGGAGGAATGGAAGAAGAGACCAAAGACAGTATTGTGCAGTTAACAGGATTTGCTGAGGGCCAGCTCCCCATGAAATATCTTGGAGTGCCTATTACTAGTAAGAGGTTAAGTATCAATCACTACCTTCCACTGATTGACAAGATTATGAACAGGATTACCCATTGGACTGCAAAGTTACTCAGCTACTCAGGAAGACTGTTGCTTGTTAGAAGTGTTCTTATGGCTATCACCCAATATTGGATGCAGTGCCTACCTCTGCCTCAGTTTGTGATTAACAAAATTGAATCTATGTGTAGAACTTTTGTTTGGACAGGTAATATTTCTGCTAGTAGGAAGAGTCCAGTTGCCTGGAAAACTGTCTGCAAGCCTAAAGCACAGGGAGGGCTACGTGTGATCAACCTTACTTTGTGGAACAAAATTACTATAATTAAATGTTTGTGGAATCTCTGCAGGAAATCTGACAATATGTGGGTCAAATGGGTTCATATGTACTACTTGAAAGGACAAGAAGTGATGGAAACAAGGGTTGCTCAAAGTAGCTCTTGGGTGATGAAAAGGATCCTGGAGTTAAGGGGAGAAGTGCAGCATTATCATCAGACCTGGACTAAACTTCTACACCAACAAAAATTCAAAATGCACTTGCTGTATGATGACATGATTGAAGAGGGCCCTTTGGTGGATTGGAGATGTCTGTTTCAGAGGAATGCTGCTAGGCCTCAGGCTCGTTTCTTAACATGGCTATTGTGCCATGGTAAGCTAGCAACAAAAGATAGGCTCCATCGTTTTAACATGATCACAAATACTATGTGCAGCATTTGCCAGGAAACTGAGGAGAGTATACCCCATTTGTTTTTTGACTGTAAGGAAAATGCTGCAGTATGGACACAGGTTCTGAATTGGCTTGGCAGATCACATCAACCTCTTCCTTGGGCTGAAGAGTTGAGTTGGCTGACTCGGGAAGTGACCAGGAAAGGCTGGAGAGCATGCCTACTGAAGATAGCTTTTACTGAGACTGTATATGGCATTTGGAGTAGAAGAAATAGCATTGTTTTCAAACATAGTACAAATAGAGATATTATACAAAGCGTATTAGATAATATTGTATATAGGGGATGGCAGTATAAGAAAACTAGGAAACAAATAGCTCTTTTGATGTTATAG
- the LOC131645083 gene encoding dicarboxylate transporter 2.1, chloroplastic-like — translation MESLALHSLSTPSTTFLLHRRPQPIFRSQSSLPFHPSSRSTPSIKSSPISQSFSFPSKASTFNPFSKPHFPIHANSSPPPPPPSPSPPQPLPTILQGAKPIPFLISISIGLIVRFFVPKPVEVTAQAWQLLSIFLSTIAGLVLSPLPVGAWAFLGLTTSVVTKTLSFTAAFSAFTNEVIWLIVISFFFARGFVKTGLGDRIATYFVKWMGKSTLGLSYGLVFSEVLIAPAMPSTTARAGGVFLPIIKSLALSAGSEPNSPTSKRLGSFLVQNQFQCAANSSALFLTAAAQNLLCIKLAEELGVIITSPWVTWFKAASLPAFVCLLATPLILYKICPPEIKDTPEAPAMATKKLENMGPVTTNEWIMVSTMLFAVSLWIFGDAIGIASAVTAMVGLSILLVTGVLDWQDCLNEKSAWDTLAWFAILVGMASQLTNLGIVSWMSDCVANSLQTFSLSWPASLAVLQSAYFFIHYLFASQTGHVGALFSAFLAMQRAAGVPGVLAALALGYNTNLFGAISHYSSGQAAVYYGAGYVELPDIFRTGFIMAVINAIIWGGVGSVWWKFLGLY, via the exons ATGGAGAGCTTAGCACTTCACTCGCTCTCCACTCCTTCAACCACCTTCCTACTCCATCGTCGTCCACAACCCATTTTCAGATCTCAATCCTCTCTTCCGTTTCACCCATCTTCACGCTCAACCCCATcaatcaaatcatcaccaatctctcaatctttctcttttcccTCCAAAGCTTCAACCTTTAACCCTTTCTCAAAACCCCATTTCCCAATCCATGCTAATTCATCTCCTCCACCTCCTCCTCCATCACCATCACCACCACAACCCTTGCCAACTATTCTTCAAGGTGCAAAGCCAATTCCTTTTCTGATTTCAATCTCCATAGGTCTCATTGTTCGCTTCTTTGTTCCAAAGCCAGTTGAAGTCACTGCTCAAGCATGGCAGTTGCTTTCAATTTTCCTCTCAACCATAGCTGGGCTTGTTCTAAGCCCGTTGCCTGTTGGTGCTTGGGCTTTTCTGGGCCTGACAACATCTGTGGTGACGAAAACTTTGAGCTTTACAGCTGCATTTAGTGCTTTTACTAATGAAGTGATTTGGTTGATTGTGATATCTTTTTTCTTTGCTCGTGGGTTTGTGAAAACTGGTTTGGGGGATAGGATTGCTACTTATTTTGTGAAATGGATGGGAAAGAGTACTTTGGGGCTTTCTTATGGTTTGGTGTTTAGTGAGGTTCTTATTGCACCTGCTATGCCTAGTACCACTGCTAGAGCTGGTGGTGTTTTCTTGCCTATTATTAAGTCTCTTGCACTCTCTGCTGGGAGTGAGCCTAATAGTCCTACCTCTAAGAGGTTGGGCTCTTTTCTTGTTCAGAACCAATTTCAG TGTGCAGCAAACTCCAGTGCTCTTTTCCTAACTGCTGCTGCTCAAAACCTTCTGTGTATTAAATTAGCTGAAGAGCTTGGGGTGATAATTACAAGCCCTTGGGTTACGTGGTTTAAGGCAGCTAGTTTACCCGCATTCGTTTGTCTTCTTGCTACGCCGTTGATTTTATACAAGATCTGTCCCCCTGAAATTAAGGACACGCCAGAAGCACCTGCCATGGCTACTAAGAAACTGGAAAACATGGGCCCTGTCACTACAAATGAATGGATTATGGTTTCTACAATGCTTTTTGCAGTCTCTTTGTGGATCTTCGG AGATGCTATTGGCATAGCAAGTGCTGTAACTGCGATGGTTGGTTTATCAATCCTCCTCGTAACAGGAGTCCTTGACTGGCAAGACTGCTTGAACGAAAAATCGGCGTGGGATACCTTAGCTTGGTTTGCCATTCTAGTAGGTATGGCAAGTCAGTTGACAAACCTCGGAATTGTCAGCTGGATGTCTGATTGTGTGGCCAACAGCCTTCAAACATTCTCCTTGAGTTGGCCAGCTTCATTGGCTGTTCTTCAGTCTGCTTATTTCTTCATCCACTACCTTTTTGCAAGTCAAACCGGGCACGTAGGGGCTTTGTTCTCCGCATTTCTCGCCATGCAAAGGGCAGCCGGTGTTCCTGGTGTTCTCGCAGCGCTTGCTTTAGGTTATAATACAAATCTTTTCGGTGCAATTTCTCACTACAGCAGTGGTCAAGCGGCTGTGTACTATGGAG CTGGCTATGTCGAACTTCCTGATATATTCAGAACAGGATTCATTATGGCGGTTATTAACGCAATCATTTGGGGAGGTGTTGGCTCTGTGTGGTGGAAATTTTTGGGCTTGTATTGA
- the LOC131645081 gene encoding bifunctional riboflavin biosynthesis protein RIBA 1, chloroplastic-like: MASSSLNLSSSSSTPLSSFRVSNQFKLFSDFPPSKLNYRFASSRNAAFRVKATLATGGGDLLSYPKNSNEVVIGKDLVVVDESTLSSGITSISFPADNNEFDLDSPAEGFASIPEAIEDIRQGKMVVVVDDEDRENEGDLIMAAQLATPEAMAFIVKHGTGIVCVSMKEDDLDRLELPLMVDSKANAEKLSTAFTVTVDAKHGTTTGVSAHDRATTVLALASRDSTPGDFNRPGHIFPLKYRDGGVLKRAGHTEASVDLTVLAGLDPVSVLCEIVDDDGSMARLPKLRQFAKRENLKIVSIADLIRYRRKQDKLVERSSAARIPTMWGPFTSYCYKSLLDGIEHIAMVKGDIGDGEDVLVRVHSECLTGDIFGSARCDCGNQLALAMQQIEAAGRGVLVYLRGHEGRGIGLGHKLRAYNLQDDGRDTVEANEELGLPVDSREYGIGAQILRDLGVQSMKLMTNNPSKYIGLKGYGLTVSGRIPLLTLITSENKRYLETKRVKMGHIYGTEHNSGNVKTNSVEDSNSNGATGL, encoded by the exons ATGGCCTCTTCTTCTCTcaatctctcttcttcttcctcaacgCCACTCTCATCTTTCCG GGTATCCAATCAATTCAAATTATTCAGTGATTTCCCTCCTTCCAAACTGAATTATAGATTTGCTTCGAGTCGTAATGCTGCTTTTAGGGTTAAAGCTACATTAGCAACCGGAGGGGGTGACCTGCTTTCTTATCCAAAAAATAGCAATGAAGTTGTCATAGGTAAAGATCTGGTTGTTGTTGATGAGTCGACGCTGAGCTCGGGGATAACAAGCATTTCTTTCCCTGCTGACAACAATGAATTTGATTTGGACAGTCCCGCAGAAGGTTTCGCTTCTATTCCTGAGGCCATTGAAGACATTCGCCAAGGAAAG ATGGTGGTGGTTGTAGACGATGAAGATAGAGAAAATGAAGGAGACTTGATAATGGCAGCACAGTTGGCGACACCTGAAGCTATGGCTTTTATTGTAAAGCATGGAACTGGCATAGTTTGTGTAAGCATGAAAGAGGATGATCTTGATAGATTGGAACTTCCTTTGATGGTTGACAGTAAGGCTAATGCCGAAAAACTTTCTACGGCGTTCACTGTGACAGTG GATGCTAAACATGGTACAACCACAGGGGTGTCAGCTCATGATAGGGCAACTACAGTCTTGGCACTTGCATCTAGAGATTCAACTCCGGGTGATTTCAACCGCCCAGGCCATATTTTTCCACTAAAATACAGGGATGGTGGTGTCTTGAAGAGAGCTGGACATACAGAAGCTTCAGTTGATCTTACCGTACTTGCTGGTTTGGATCCGGTGTCAGTTCTGTGTGAGATTGTAGATGATGATGGTTCCATGGCTAGATTGCCTAAGCTTCGCCAGTTTGCCAAGCGTGAGAATTTGAAAATTGTATCTATTGCTGACTTGATAAG ATATAGAAGAAAGCAAGATAAATTAGTAGAACGCTCTTCTGCTGCAAGAATACCTACAATGTGGGGGCCATTCACATCATATTGTTATAAGTCTCTGTTAGACGGGATTGAGCATATTGCAATGGTTAAG GGTGACATTGGAGATGGAGAAGATGTTCTTGTTAGGGTACACTCGGAGTGTCTAACTGGAGACATATTTGGATCTGCCAGATGTGACTGTGGAAATCAGCTTGCACTTGCAATGCAACAGATTGAGGCTGCCGGTAGAGGTGTACTTGTATATCTACGCGGACATGAAGGTAGGGGTATTGGTTTGGGCCACAAGCTCCGTGCTTATAATCTACAAGATGATGGACGCGATACCGTAGAAGCCAATGAGGAGTTGGGATTGCCTGTTGACTCTAGGGAGTACGGCATTGGTGCACAG ATACTGAGGGATCTAGGTGTTCAATCTATGAAGTTGATGACTAACAATCCATCAAAATATATTGGTCTCAAAGGTTATGGTTTAACCGTTTCTGGTAGGATACCGTTGTTAACTCTCATCACTTCAGAGAACAAGAGATATTTGGAGACAAAACGTGTGAAAATGGGTCACATCTATGGCACGGAACATAACAGTGGCAATGTTAAAACTAATAGTGTTgaagattcaaattcaaatggtgCTACTGGCCTTTGA